A section of the Ictalurus punctatus breed USDA103 chromosome 8, Coco_2.0, whole genome shotgun sequence genome encodes:
- the cplx2b gene encoding complexin-2 produces MDFVMKQALGGATKDMGKMLGGEEEKDPDAQKKEEERQEALRQQEEERKAKHARMEAEREKVRQSIRDKYGLKKKEEKEAEEKAAMEQACEGSLTRPKKAIPAGCGDDDDDDEESILDTVLKFLPGPLQDMFKK; encoded by the exons ATGGATTTTGTAATGAAGCAAGCACTGGGAg GGGCCACCAAAGACATGGGGAAAATGTTaggtggagaagaagaaaaagacccAGATGCCCagaagaaagaagaggagaggCAGGAGGCACTGCGGCaacaagaggaggagaggaaggcTAAGCATGCTCGCATGGAGGCAGAAAGAGAAAAGGTCAGACAGAGCATCAGAGATAAG TATGGACTGAAGaaaaaggaggagaaggaagCTGAGGAGAAAGCAGCCATGGAGCAAGCCTGCGAAGGCTCACTAACTCGCCCGAAAAAGGCCATTCCTGCAGGGTGTGGggatgacgatgacgatgacgaGGAGAGCATTTTAGACACAGTCCTGAAATTTTTGCCAGGACCTCTTCAGGACATGTTTAAAAAGTAA
- the thoc3 gene encoding THO complex subunit 3 translates to MASSYYHEMHENFKNNSKSREFPAHSAKVHSVAWSCDGKRLASGSFDKTASVFVLEKDRLVKENNYRGHGDSVDQLCWHPTNPDLFVTASGDKTIRIWDVRTTKCMATVSTKGENINICWSPDGQTIAVGNKDDVVTFIDAKTHRPRAEEQFKFEVNEISWNNDNDMFFLTNGNGCINILSYPELKLIQSINAHPSNCICIKFDPTGKYFATGSADALVSLWDVEELVCVRCFSRLDWPVRTLSFSHDGKMLASASEDHFIDIAEVETGEKLWEVQCESPTFTVAWHPKRPLLAYACDDKEGKYDSNREAGTVKLFGLPNDS, encoded by the exons ATGGCGTCTTCCTATTATCATGAAATGCACGAGAAtttcaaaaacaacagcaaaagtCGTGAGTTTCCAGCACATAGTGCGAAAGTTCACTCTGTCGCCTGGAGCTGTGATGGAAAAAGACTGGCTTCAGGTTCATTCGACAAAACTGCCAGTGTTTTTGTCCTCGAAAAAGACCGCCTG GTGAAGGAGAATAACTACAGAGGACATGGAGACAGTGTTGATCAGCTGTGTTGGCACCCAACCAACCCAGATCTGTTCGTCACTGCATCAGGAGACAAAACCATCCGGATCTGGGATGTCCGAACTACTAAATGCATGGCCACGGTCAGCACGAAAG GAGAGAACATCAACATATGTTGGAGTCCTGATGGTCAGACAATCGCTGTTGGGAATAAGGATGATGTGGTGACTTTCATTGATGCAAAGACTCACCGTCCACGTGCTGAAGAGCAGTTCAAATTTGAGGTCAACGAGATTTCCTGGAACAATGACAATGATATGTTCTTTTTGACAAATGGCAATGGTTGCATCAACATTTTGAG CTATCCTGAGCTGAAGCTTATCCAATCAATTAATGCCCATCCATCCAACTGTATCTGTATCAAATTTGATCCCACTGGAAAATATTTTGCTACTGGAAGTGCAGATGCCTTGGTTAGTCTGTGGGATGTCGAGGAGCTGGTGTGTGTTCGCTGTTTTTCTAG GTTAGACTGGCCAGTGAGAACCCTGAGTTTCAGTCATGATGGCAAAATGTTGGCATCAGCCTCTGAAGATCACTTTATTGACATTGCTGAAGTAGAGACAG GGGAGAAGCTTTGGGAAGTGCAGTGCGAGTCTCCAACCTTCACTGTAGCCTGGCACCCAAAAAGGCCACTGCTGGCCTACGCCTGTGATGATAAGGAGGGCAAATACGACAGCAATCGGGAGGCAGGGACTGTGAAACTCTTTGGCCTTCCTAATGACTCATAA